From Melospiza melodia melodia isolate bMelMel2 chromosome 2, bMelMel2.pri, whole genome shotgun sequence:
GGGCCCCCGCCCGCCGCTGCCCTTAGCAACGGCGCGCGGCACTGAGGCGCGCCGCCATTGGCCGGGGCCGCGAGCACGCCGCCCGCCGATTGGCCGCGGCGGCGCGCACGCGCGGCGGAACGCAAGGGCCGCCCCCGTGGCTCCGTGCGGGAGgcgcccgccgcctccgctgGGAGCGGGGAACGGTCCCGGCGGGAACGGCGCGCGGCACCGAGCCCTTGCCGGACACACTTCCCCAGGGAAGACCGCCCCAAATGACCCCCCCGAACCCCCTTCCGTCGCCACGACcctccccgcgcccgccccggcgTTTGTCGGAGGCGCTGCCAGGCGCAGTAGAGGGCCGGGCTGAAATCAGGTCCCCTCTTAGCCCCCTGAGGGCCATCATCTGTCCGGGCGTGTCCTTGCCCGCAGCGAGTCGCTGCTCCCGCCAGGTCAGGTGTGGGGCTGTCCCCTCGGGAGCTCCATGTTTGCCTTGACCAGGATGTCCGCAACGCTCAGCTTCCCCTGCTCCCGCAGGTACTTCATTATGTGCGGCCGCCGCCTCCAGGTGACCTTCATTCCATACTCGTGCTCGGGAGTATCTGCAACCAGTACTGCTGCCGCCTCCCCTCTCCCACAGGGCTCAGTACCAAGTGGCAACGCTTCTTCTGGATGCCAGGCGTGACTGCTTGGTGATAGAGTGTTGCTGCATCTCCCGTTCCTTGGGGAAGGAACCTGTGTAGCCTCTGCATCTGATGGACTAGGGACTTCTTGCTCCACAGGCTGGGGAGCAGGCTCTCCACAGTCCTCTAGACTCTTCACCTGGATGTTGGCATTTGCTGCTGTCCCTTTCTGAGGCTggttaggagagcactgtgcatTCTTTCTCAAGCAATTTGGATCATCCAACGGAGGGACCGCATGTCCTTTTGGATTCTCAAAAGTTAAAGGAGGAAATctgcaggctgcagctcctcGTGCATGAAATGAGCTGTGGTTGGCATCCTGATTATAGGGCTTCTGAGGACCACGATGCTTCTTCTGGCGTGCTTTCAACACCAGTGGCTTAGTTGTGTCAAATTGTGGGCACACCTGAAGGGAAAGACATAATAATAAGATAAAACCCCAACCCTTTCCTACAGACAGTTCTACTTCCCCACCTTTTTCCAGTGTGTTCATTGAATAATCTGTTCTGCAGCAAAGCAAATGAGTCACTAACAAAGCCGCTATGCATGAGATGCCTCTGAACTTCAACAATATGTTCTGACACTGTTCTGTGGAAAGTCCTTGGGGTGCAAGTGAGCTGATCACTGGCAACTCACAAAGAACTCAAGATTTGGGTTTTAAAGGAAGTCTAAGTGGTGTCTTCTCCTGTAAACCCTGCAGATTTAAGAAAGTTCAGAATGGAtcctttttgtttctgtgtctTAGCATAACTCAAATAGATGTAAAGAACTAAATCCTCAGCCTTCCCAGAGAAGTAGAGACTGAACTGGGAGAGCAACACAAAATGATTGAAGAATGCCCACTTACCTCAATCCCCTTAGATTATGTTAATAGGGTGTTCAAAATCTTCCCCCCAAACATCTCTGTTTCAAAATAGAGTTAATTTCTGTATTGTGGAGTAACAGATCACCCAAAATCCACTTCTACAATcaccttcctatagaaaagatgGTCCAAGCTCAACAGTCTATATTTCTTTGGATGATTCTGGACTCATACTCAAACCCTGGAAATCCTTTTATTACAGTGTTCTTTGAATCCTGGTTATTAACAAAAAAGTCAGACTCTGTTTCAGATTCCAGTTTGATTTTTCCAGGAGCACACCAAACTGAGTTCTTGCTACAGTAACTACACATCTCCTTCAGCATTCCTGAGTCACTGTATAGTTCCTCAAAACACTGAGTGCAATTTAACTAAGGATGGTGATTGTCTGATGTACAGCTGAACTGTTTGAATCCAAAGCCATTGTGCAGGAAAAGAGAAATGATTCTGTAGTAATTGTATACTGACACATACTTAAAATAGTCCCTGATTTTAAGGATATGCCTTCCTGGCTTCAGAGAACATGTAGGGTAGGTCTTACCAATGCAGGAACCTAGTAGTGGAAAAGGTATGAAAAACTTAGATAATGCCAGAAAGAGAGGAGCAGAAAATCAGTTTCTATTGAAACAAGTTGACAGACACTCTGCAGAGGATGCTTCCAGAAGTTACAAACCTACCACATTTTCCAAACTGAGAAATATTTAACAGTTTCAGTACCAATAGCTTCAAACAAATTTTAGAATACTTGTATTTTAGGAATCAAAGAGCAACCAGGGTGGATGTTTCCACCTCTTCCAAACAAAATGAATGCTTATTCACAGCAGTTATTTTACTTAGTGATTCACAAACTGAAGAGCTAACTGCCTCAAgcagatagaaaaaaaaattaaagaggaaaaaattgaAGATGTCCTACTTCAAGGTTAAGGCATCACAAAAATACCTGCAGGTCAACAGGAACAAAGGAATGTTTCATGCAGGTCTGAAACCACACTTCCTGAGCTTGCTTTGTGAAGAGCAGAGCCAAGCAGCAGTAATGTTTAAACAGAGCTCCCCTAGGTGATGACTACTGTTGCATAGGAACAGTCTGTCTTTGCTGCAGctgtttgctttaaaaaaataaatctttacaTTACATGACACAAGGAGTATTTTAGGACATGGCAAACAGTCCCAAGAAAAGGAACCCATCAGAAGATTGGTATGGAGAGAAGCTACTCAAAACACAGAAATGGAAAGAGGGCAGGTTAGAACAAATGATTCTGAAGTGAAAACCTATGTTCTCTAAATTTAGCAGTGTCAGATTTAAACAATACACCCAATACTTTAACATGTAACATTTAGAGTTCAGCATTTATTTCAAACAGCAAGCCAATAAGAAAAATCTCCCCTAATGTTCATTTTGTGCAGGGTTTTTGGTTGCCTAGGAAAACAGTGTTTTCCTGATGGGAATAATTTTTCTAGAAGACAAATATTCATTAATCAGTAAACACTGCACACAGTTTATGTCTTCAACTAACCAAGACCTTAGTGCTTATTCTTGGAATGTAAAGCAACTCAAGCACTTATTTATGCTTTAGACTGATAGAGGGAATTCAGGTCTGGGCTAATAATTTTCCAGATCCAGAACAGATAACATTTTGTTAAGACATACAGGAGTAACTGGAAAACTGTTGCTGTGGGACACAGGAGGAAAGATAATTTATACCAACCCAGGCAGCAGAGGTGTTCAGGTCCACACGTTTTGTAGGCACACGTCTGGGATTCTCAGCCAAATGCAGTGGAGCTTCATAGCAATGGATGggccctgcccgtggctgctCAAGGAAAACCAGCTCTGCCTTCCTGGCCTTGTGGGTACACTTCTTCTTTGGAGGCATCAAAAGGTGTGGTAAAACTACTTAGAAACCTCATGATGCTTGTTGGAGCCAATTGAAGAAAGAGGGAAGCACCCCGAGGAGATGCTAAAGTGCTCTTGAATCTGTAGAAGGCAAATAAATGGATTTGAAGAAAGACTTGTTTGGAAACCTCAGATGCAGTTTTTAACAAAAGCAAAACATTTATGCAACAGCACAGTGTACACATCTCAAGGCAGACTTGTTCCCAACAGTAGTTCTTGAACCTTTTGTCAATTTTCAGGTGGATTTAGAAATGCACTGCAGGAATGGGAGCAGATGACCTACTGATCCAGCCATATCAAATCAGCtatgaaaagaaaaacccaaaaaacttattttcattttttcaatTCAATCTTGCTTGTAATGCCAAGGGCTAAGATAATCAGAACTCTTTCCCTTTCTGGTTGCCAACTATCTGTACATTTTAACTTCAAGAGActaagtttgttttttttcttttttacaaaaCACAGTTGACATCTCCCTCCTGTATTCTACAGATCTTGCATGATTTGTTTGCTTTGCCTAATGAATAAGTTTGAACTGAAGTAACATTGTATTTAATTTTCTGTTGGAAAAcacatcacagaatcaattaggttgaAAGACCTCTCAGATCATCAAATCCACCTTTAGCCAAACACCACCATggcaactagaccatggcactaagtgctaCACcttcagggacagtgactctaccTCCCTGGggagcccattccaatgtctaatcacctttcctgtgaagaacttcttcctaatgcCCAACTTAagcttcccctggtgcagcttaggACGATTTCCTCTTGTTCCATCGCTGGATATCTGGGAGGACAGGCCAATTCCCACCTggccacagcctcctctcaggcagctgtagagagcaataaggtgcccctgagcctccttttctccaggctgaacacccccagctgctcctcatgggacttgtgctccagaccaaCTCTGCTGTGCATCTCAGGACCCACTCCAGCCCCTGACTGTCCTTTCTGAAGTGAGGGGCCCGGAGCTGGACACGGCACTGTGAGTGCCCCAGCAGTGCGGAGGAGAGAGGAACGATCCCCGCCCGGTCCCGCTGCCACGCTATTGCTATACAGGCCAGGTGCCCCCGGCCTTCTTGGCCACAGCTGGCTCACATTCACTCAGCCTGACTTACCGTAGATCAGCACGCACAAGGAAACTTGATAACATTTCCTGAGCAATGTATGAGACTGCAACAGCCTGACCGCTTACCTAAGTGCGGCGTGCTCAGGGGGTGCTGCGGGCCCCGCTAGCCCGCTGCAGCCGTGACACACTCGTTAAACCGTAACACCCCGCAGCTCCTCACCAGGAGTCAGCGCGCTGCCGGCAGCCCGGGCGCACGGCGGGGCTCCCAGCCGCGGGCAGCATGGTTGAAGGAAGCTGCCGGCACTACCCCAGCCGGGCCCGGAGCGGCCGGCCCGGGACAGGGCCGAACTAGACAACGCGATGATGatagcagcagcggcggcggcggcccgggcTCTGTCCCGCCCGCACATCCGtatcccccgccgccgccgccgattGGCCCagcccgccgcggccccgccccctgcACGCCGAttggcccggcccgcccggccccgcctccGCCTCCGCTCATTGGCGCAGGCCGGCACGTGACAGGGCCAGCGCTGCGCCGGGCGCCAAATTCAAACCCGGGCCGCgccggcagcgccggggccgccgccACAGCGCTACATCggccctgccccggcccggcaGCTGGTGAGTCCCGACCGCAGCCCGCCGCCATCCTCCGGGGACCCTGGCAAGGGTCGGCACCCCTCGGCGGGCCGCGCTAAGGCCACCGCGCGGGCGGGAGAGGGCAGCGCCTGGGCCCGGCCGGGGCGGCAGGCCCCGCGGGAGCAGGTGAACCCGCTGGCCGGGGCGGCAGCGCAGGGGCTGGAGCgggggaaggaggagctgggagcgCTTTGGCGCTGCCCTCCGTGCGCCCTCGGGCAGCGCGCACACGGCGGTGCCCCGGGCCCGTGCGGGGGGAGCAGATCGGGGCCTCCCTGGGAAGTGACGcgctcctgttcctgctcacgGGAACGCAGCCTGGGGGAAGCTGGCGCAGGGCTCTTCCTTCGGCGCTGCCTCTCCTTAAGGGGGTGGAGCAGATCGCAGAGGGCCGTGCTTGTGCCGGCTGCCAGAACCCGCGTGGAATGATCGCCGGGCCGGCTGCTCCCTGTGCATAGGGCATCAGCTCTGCTGGACTCTGTTTTATATCAATGTAGGGGATTCGTATTGAGAATTTGCTCGTTTACTTGATGACCCCGTCAAATCTACCAATGCAAAAGGCCTCCTTATTTGTGTCTATTCTGCTTGCCATCTCTAATGATAAACAATAAGTACCATTTATATATTGTTCAGGTGTAGTTTGCAGAAAAGCACAGGCTGTACCGAATTCCTGATGGCATTATTAGTAGTATTCTCACAGCATCTTACCCTGGAAGCAGTATCTCTgaattttatttcctttgcttCTAGCTTTATAGTCTAAACCATCTCTTCTCCAAAAGTTTGACATCAAAGTTGTATGCTGCCCAATGATGAATTTATGTCAAATCTTAACAAATCTATGAAAGGAATTAGAAGTACATTTACTTGGTGTCTAGCTTAAAGCACCTTACTTATGCTGCATTTATTGTGTGCCTTTGTAGTGTTCAGGGTAATCTCTGCTTCCCAGGTCTTAAACCATCTGTAAATTCCCTTTTCACACAGGTTGTGTAATCTGCTGCTTAGAGCAATCAACTGTAAGAATCAGCACTGCTATTTCTATATTCTACCTCCCCTCCAGCTTGCTGGCTGACGCTGGTCACATTATAGCTAAGTTTTTCTGTAAAACACATACACACTTTGCTCATTATAATGTACTTTGTGATGGAAGTTATCTACTCTGCACATCTCTCTCCCGTCCTGCTTACCCAAGGTGTGGGTTAGGGAGGTAGAGAATGATTTTTTAGTAGCCTTATCAgcctttcaattttaatttccctttTGTGTTTCTAGCTTTGTAGCTACTGCTGAGAATGTGTGCTCTGTGGGAGGTCTTGAGATGATTTGCTGCAGCCTTTATGTTGTACCTTTTGTTTTGCAGGATTTGTTCCTCTCCCTTTCAATGGAGAGTGTCAGTATAGACCAATAATGAGGACCAGCCCTCGCAGGCCCTTAATTCTCAAAAGACGAAAACTGACCCTCCCACAGAACGATGAATCCAGTACTTCAGCAAGAGATGAGAACAGAGGTCAGGATGAAAAGGCTCCTAAGCAGGAGCACAGACAGGAAGACCAACACAGCAGACAACCCAGAGACAAAAGGGACTGTGGCCTGCAGAAATTCCCAGCAGGAATAAAGATAATTGACCACCCTACAATGCCCAACACCCAGGTGGTGGCCATCCCTACAAATGCTGATATCCAGAGCATCATAGAGGCATtgacagcaaaaggaaaagagtgTGGCAACAATGGACCCAACAAGTTCATTCTCATTAGCAGCGGGGGCACATCCCGCTCAGCTGGTCCAGCACCATCGCAGCACCTCCCATCAGAGAAGAAAGCCAGTGCAGCCACCAAGGCTGCAGTTAgccaagaaagagagaagaatgtTGCACAGACACCTGGTCTTGCAGGCAGTACAGCGCTCTGGCATTCAGGAGTTGATCCTGTGGTTAGACAGGAGCAGGAGACCAACAGTATGTAGCCTTtaccttttcttttgtcttgGCAGACAAAGAGATGTGAAATGGGCCAAGGAGTGCAGCACTTGCATCTTGGTTTGCAGTAATTATTAATATTTTGTTAATTACAAAATACCTGTGGATTGTATTCTAATAATCTACATAGCTTTGCATATGTAGTGAAATCTGAAGGATTACAGTGGACATTTTTTTGGTGGAAGACATCTGAGCTTCTGACTTAAGTTTTGTGCTTTCTATTTCTTGAAGTACTAGATCAACATTGTCCTGTTTTGGTTGACAGTAGTCTGGTTTAAGTGTTCTTTAGGCTGTAGCTCTTTTCAGAAATTGTTCAACTGCACATGAAATCAGGAATTCGAGGTGAACTCCTTCCACAATATTAGAGTTGCAATCCCATCTTTTAGCAGTGTGACTGGTGCCTTCCTTTTGACAGCTGAGATGAGGGAGTAGCAGGGTTACTTGTGGGAAAGTGGGGTTATGAGGAGGGGAAGGCTGTAGCCTTCCTGGGCTTGAGTAAagcctttggcactgtctcccacagcacaattctggaaaagctggcagcccctGGCTTGTCAGGTTCACTCTTCACTGGGTTAAAACTGGCTGGATGTCTGGGCCCAGACAGTGGTGCTGAACGGTGCTGCATCTGGCTGGTGACCAGTCTCTGGTGGggttccccagggctggggccagtCCTGCTCACTCTGGATATCAATGATCTGGATCAGGGGATCGAGGGCATCCTCAGTAAATTCACAGATGACACTGAGCTGGGTGGGAgtatggatctgctggagggtaggagggccctGCAGAGAGATCTGGACCGGCTGGATCCATGGGTCAAGGCCAATTACATGACATTCAATAAGACCGGGTACCAGGTCCTGCAGTTGCATTGCAACAACCCCAGGCAGGGCTACAAGATGGGAGAAGAGTCTGGAAAACTGCCCGGCAGGAAAAGACCTGGGGGTACtggtcagcagcagctgcacatgagccagctgtgcacaggtggccaagaaggccaatggcacctggcctgtACCAGCAATAGTgtgtccagcaggaccagggcagagattgtccccctgtacttggcactggtgaggccacaccttgagttcTGTTTTCAGTTTTGGGTCACTCATGTcaggaaagacattgaggtgccggaggctgtccagagaaggacaacagagctggtgaagagtctgcaacacaagtctgatgaggagcagctgagggtgctgggggtgttcagcctggagaaaaggaggctcaggggggctaTATCATCCTCTaccactgcctgaaaggaggctgtagagCAGTGGGGGTTGCCTTCTTCTCCTGGACAACAAATGACAGGACAAAAGGGCAAAGCCTTAAGCTGTGCCAAGGAAAGTTCAGATTGGACAtcctgaagaatttcttccctaaAAGGGtagtcaagcattggaacagactgtccagggaggtttggagtcaccatccctagaggTGTTCAAGTAACAACTGGATGCTGCAGTCAGTGCCACGGTCTCGTTGATAAGGTGGTGTTTGGTCACAGGTTGtacttgatggtcttggaggaCTCTTTTAACCTAAATTATTGTGTGATTGTTACGTGGGCTTGTTATCCCAACAGGCAGTGGCGAGACAATGAGCTCTGTGTTGGACAACAGCCTCACCAACATCCAGTGGCTGGGGAAGATGAGATCCGATGGGCTAAATCCCTCTTCTGTGAAGGAGGACACAGAGAAAGAGAATCAGGTTCCTTTGCGGGAAAGAGTTAAGGTAAGTAGGAGAATACAAGAGCATGTGCTAAAACTTTTGATAAGGCAGTAATCTACATGGATCAGAATACTTGCAAGAATTAAGCATTGCTATCTCTAAGTAACCTGAGTTTGACCTTTACTGACATGAATAGCAGAACATAGAGGATCCAGGGATGTTCCATGGGCCTTCTTGTCAGCTTCATGAACATTCATGTATCACCCCTTCTGTCTTTCAGACAGaagaggaagctgctgctgctgttcctacTGCTGCTGAGTCCTCCTCATGGCAGGATTCGGTGTCAGAACGACCTCCTTACTCCTACATGGCCATGATCCAGTTTGCCATCAACAGCACGGAGAAGAAGCGCATGACCCTGAAGGACATCTATACCTGGATTGAGGATCATTTCCCTTATTTTAAACATGTAGCTAAGCCAGGCTGGAAGGTAACAAGCAGGCCCTCAAGTTGCTGTGGGTGATGTTACATGCCTTCTGGATCAAAATGAAAAGTTGTCCCCCAGCCTGCAAAGCAAGATGGAAGCTCATTTAAACATTCCACTCCCAATACACTCTCACTCCAGATGTTCACTTTACCACTTCTTGTATCTCTTGCCTCATGCTACTTAAACAAGATGATGGAATGTTTGATCGCTGGAGTGAGAATAGGGATCTCAAGAGTACATAGAATAAGAGACTGAAGACAGGGTTGGCTGGGTACGCTGTGAACATGAAAGTTTGGTGTTGTCTGCACTTTGGAATGCAATCCCTCTGCTGGAGGGTTTGAGGTAGGCCTTGCTGTGCTGATAACAAAACTACTGCTTTTCAACCTCCCCCTCTCTCCTTTCTCCACAGAACTCCATCCGGCACAACCTGTCCCTTCATGATATGTTTGTCCGTGAGACATCTGCCAATGGTAAAATCTCCTTCTGGACTATTCACCCTGATGCAAACCGCTGCCTAACATTGGACCAGGTGTTTAAGGTGAGTTGCCTCATGCAAAGAAAATAGGACAGGCTATCCAGTTTCTAAATGCCACAAGAGCCTGATGCACCTTATTTTAACTGTCAGGTCAAGCTGCTTTGACATCAGCCTCTTTGTAGAAGCTGGATTCAGTTACTTCACTTAACAAATAGACAAGCTCTGCATTTGAAAGAAAAGGTGCTGTGGCTGTCTGTGCTTTTGATCTGGAGCTTCTGTGGGATGTATTTATTCTTCATGTGCTGTGCCAAATATAATAGTCAGGTCGTTCAACTTCTTACTGTGGGCCTGATTTAAATTGCTAATGAGAAGATTTCTGCTGAGGCCAACCAGGTGTTCCTATGCTGTTTGATAAGTTAGTCATAGGATGGACTTGTCCTAGCCCAAATAGATATTTTAGGAAGATTTTGTTAGGGAAATAGAGCTTTGGAGACTAGTATAGGTGTGtttagactcttgtattttctgcAGTGGGTGGGTAGAATTAACTTTTGTTTGCTCAGATTGTACAAGTTTAAAATGTCCCATTTGTCTCCCTCTTTGGTTGATAACTTCATCTTAAATTTTTTTCCTGCTCAATGCCTTCTGCCACCAGCCGCTGGACTTGGGGTCACCAACATCGCCTGAGTACTCTGAATCAGTAAGAATTACCATCTGGCTCGGGGCTTGATCTTCCATTCTCTTCTTGCCAGTCACTGAAGGAAGGGACAACAGGCTTGGGGAGGGGACTGGGTCACTGCTGCATCCACTCATACAGCTCCATGCTTACCCTTCGTGGGGAGAGGAGTCTAGCCAATGTTTGACTGCCTTCAGGTGGTACAGTCTCTCGAGCTGGTAAAGCTGGACAGCTTTGAGCAACTTGGAAGTATACTGCTGAAGTAGGCTGCAATGGACACCAGTAGGCTTCAGAGAAGAAACCCAAACAGATTTCTGGTAAAATCATCTCCATGGCAACAGTTCCAATATGTTCTGGAACTCAAATCCAGAGAGAATAGGATCTCTCTGTGCTCCTTTTTCATTTTGGAATCCACTGCATTGTGAGTGACTCTTGGAAGGAAGAACCTGTTTGCTGTTGCTCTCTCATTCAGCTGTTTTAACAGTGTAGAATTTGTAAACATCCAGTCAAACACTTTTCTGTCACAGCTACAACCTTGGCCTTCTTTCCATCTGCTCAGAATTCTGATCCCATTGTTGCCTCTGCTATTCCATTTGAGCACCTATCTGGTCTATGGCTTGTATGGACATCCAATATACAATAAAGCCATCCTATTAATTGTCCCTCGGGCACTGAGGGTGCCAAAACCAGCTCACTTCTGCAGTAGAGTCTGCAGCTGGAGTAGCTCTGTCATGTTGTCTCTTTTCCTGCACAGCTTTTGGTGGGCAGCTGGCTTTGGGAGGGCATAGCTGCAAACCAGCAAGTGGCACAGACCTAGAGCCAGCCTGAGTGCTGGGTACTAACAGCTGCTCTCTTTGCATTAGTCCAGCACAGACCTCTGGTTTCACAGTTCTCAGTGAGGCAGCAgaataaattttcttttaatctctctcttttctccttctcctcttacTTATCTCACAATGACTGCAGCAACAAAAGAATCGTCTTCCAGATCCTCTGAAGAACATGGGAAGCAAAACTGAACCCCAGAATTCGCGTAAGTGTCCCCAGCAGTCTAGGCCAAAGAGAATCAGTCCAATAAATCTGGGGCATTCCCCCAGATTTCTTTAGGAATACAAGTGGAGTGCGTTATCCCTGTTTGCCAGCTTTTATGCTCCTTACAGCCAGGTTTGAAATAGAAAGCAGTGGTGTTGTGTCTGAAGGGATGTGATGGTGAGATGGTGGGCATTGGGCACTCAAATGGAATGAGAGCCCAAACTTGAGGGGTAGGATCTGCATGAAAGGTTATTTTCTTGTCCATGAGGCTTCTGGCTTAGTATTTGTATCCTTAAAATTAGCAGAGAAGGCAAGTGATCTGATCAAATGTTTCTTTTAGGATGTCTAGAAGGACTTTCTGTAAGGTGCCTGGGTTTCAAGAGGTAGCAGTGGAGAACAGGCAAAAGTGAGTCCCTTCTTTTCCCTTCCAGGCCGAAAGATGAAGCCTTTGCTTCCTCGTGTCAACTCCTACCTGGTTCCAATCCAGTTTCCTTTGAGTCAGCCTCTTGTCTTGCAGCCTTCTGTGAAGGTTCCTCTGTCCATGGCACAGGGAGCATCCCTTAACAGCTCGGAGACTTTGCAGAGCAATAAGCGTGTGTGCATTACTCCAAAGGTTGGTTTCTTGCTTTCCAAGGAGTTTTCAGGGGGGTTAGTGTGGGggcttttttcctggtttttttttttccttttttgtataAGGGGTGCAAGGAGGAGGCTAAGGAAGGTGtggggagttttttttttttaagaaggggtgagtttgtttggattttttgctTACTTTTTTTTATATCTCTTGCCTTCAATGAACCTTTTCTTCATATGGTTCCTTTGTGCATCTTTACTTAGGTGCTCTAAAACTCCAAGCTCCTATCAAGGAACTAACTAGTGATAATCCTTGCTATCCTTTACTGTCTCTAGGCTGACTACTACCTGCTAGTTTATTTGCTCCAAGGATGTTTCTCTAATTCACTAGAGGAAGGGGCTCTATGGCTTGGTCAAGACAATTTTTCTTTACTGCTGGGATGTGAAGAAAGAAGAATGGGAGGAATGGCTTTGTTCTGATCCTAAAACATTCATATTTTTGATAGCTCTATAGACAAGTAACAATGAGGAGCTTCTGAATGGGTATATATTTCATGGAGTCTCTTCCCAGAGGATTTCCGTATCTGCTGTTTGCTAATTCTGTGAAGTTGACAGTTATTCTGGGCTCAAGAAAAACAGCTATTAAACAGATCTTTTTCTTGGCATTCACTGACTGCTCTTGAATGCTTAGACATTGTAAAGCTTTAGCTTCTTCCATCCTGTCTAACCATAATCCTATTTTCCTTTGTATGCCTGCTGCTTTATGTTCTCTCCAGCTATGATTTATCTTTCTCCTGTGCTCTTTTTCTTTTGAtaacctcattttttttttccttttccttggttTCTGGGAAGGCTGTCCTCATTCATTTTGTTATTCCCATTTAGATAATGTAAGAAAAAATCAAAGGGGTTATATTTTTTCCAGAAATATTCAGCTCTCCTTCCACCTGTACTCCCAGAAGTTCCTCAGAGCAGGTGTGCTCTGAAGGGTATGACTTTGTCACTTACCTAGAATCCTTCCCATGTGATCCTTAGGCTTCTTTCTATCAACTTCACAGAAATCAATCTCAGTCTGTTATAATTACTGCTTCCTGAATATCTTCCTCTTACCCTCTCTGCTGACCTTAAATGCCAGTCTTTTTCTTTCCACTGTTATTTGGATTTTTGGGTAGCTGAGATCCTTGCTCACTGACTGCATGTCACCTGTGTTTCACTGTAGATGTCACTGTCTGCAGAAGAGTCTCCCTGTTTACCCCCAGCTGCTGTCAAGGAGGAAGCTCAATGTGATGCAGGTTTATTCTCCCCAACCCACTCCATACAGGAGAACAGCTCCCAGCCTGGTGAGGAATTGTCTTCTTTCCCAGAGGGTGCCTGTGTGAAGGAGGAAGAAGGCTCTCAGCTGgatccctggctgtccccatttGCCTCAAGTGTAACAGTCAAGGAAGAGCCAAGCTTGTTCTTCCCGGACTCATCCACGAAGGAGAGGAAACAGTTCACCGCACTCAAGTCCCCACCTAAGGCAGTTTCTGACTCTTTGGTTATAAAGAGGAGGGAAAGGC
This genomic window contains:
- the RHNO1 gene encoding RAD9, HUS1, RAD1-interacting nuclear orphan protein 1; the encoded protein is MPPKKKCTHKARKAELVFLEQPRAGPIHCYEAPLHLAENPRRVPTKRVDLNTSAAWVCPQFDTTKPLVLKARQKKHRGPQKPYNQDANHSSFHARGAAACRFPPLTFENPKGHAVPPLDDPNCLRKNAQCSPNQPQKGTAANANIQVKSLEDCGEPAPQPVEQEVPSPSDAEATQVPSPRNGRCSNTLSPSSHAWHPEEALPLGTEPCGRGEAAAVLVADTPEHEYGMKVTWRRRPHIMKYLREQGKLSVADILVKANMELPRGQPHT
- the FOXM1 gene encoding forkhead box protein M1, which codes for MRTSPRRPLILKRRKLTLPQNDESSTSARDENRGQDEKAPKQEHRQEDQHSRQPRDKRDCGLQKFPAGIKIIDHPTMPNTQVVAIPTNADIQSIIEALTAKGKECGNNGPNKFILISSGGTSRSAGPAPSQHLPSEKKASAATKAAVSQEREKNVAQTPGLAGSTALWHSGVDPVVRQEQETNSSGETMSSVLDNSLTNIQWLGKMRSDGLNPSSVKEDTEKENQVPLRERVKTEEEAAAAVPTAAESSSWQDSVSERPPYSYMAMIQFAINSTEKKRMTLKDIYTWIEDHFPYFKHVAKPGWKNSIRHNLSLHDMFVRETSANGKISFWTIHPDANRCLTLDQVFKPLDLGSPTSPEYSESQQKNRLPDPLKNMGSKTEPQNSRRKMKPLLPRVNSYLVPIQFPLSQPLVLQPSVKVPLSMAQGASLNSSETLQSNKRVCITPKMSLSAEESPCLPPAAVKEEAQCDAGLFSPTHSIQENSSQPGEELSSFPEGACVKEEEGSQLDPWLSPFASSVTVKEEPSLFFPDSSTKERKQFTALKSPPKAVSDSLVIKRRERREAGRSRRKQRLALPCSEEPVLVLPESSGSDPFRLGAECPLPQENQPLESISQLSCSQGEEGAFKTPVKDVFGKLPVSSTPSKVSATTTPSLEVLDPWKSASLARGSHELDFSPVKTLQLPFTPLQDNQDLLGFNSTPLKNPLFDSPRELLNTESGDMVLVPLTSSPAFIRDTPKQSSVELTASGFTENRSLMEGLILDTMNDSLSKILLDISFPGLEDENLGTDISWSQLIPELK